The stretch of DNA ACCTCCGCCTGATCATCGACCAGCTCAGCCGATCCGTCGACATGCCCGCCGACGACAACGACCCATGCGAAACCGTCGACCAGCTAGCCGACCGTCTCAACGTCAACCCCCGCACCATCGCGCGCTGGCGTAAGCTCGGCCTCCGCTGGCGATGGATGCCCCGCCCCCAGGCCGACCGCAAGCAGATCGTCATCCCCCGCGCCGCGCTCGACCACTTCCAACAAGACCACGACCACCGCATCGAACGCGCCGCCGCCTTCACCCAAATCGACCCCGACGCTAGGCAGGCCATCATCACGCGCGCTCGTCGCCTCGCCGAGGCCCGCGATGTCTCGTTCAACCAGGTCGCTACCCACCTCGCCCGCCGCACCGGCCGAGCACTCGAAACCATCCGCCTCATCCTCGACAAGCACGACCGCGCCCAACCCGACAACCCCATCTTCACCGACCGCACCGGCCCACTCACACCACGCCAGCGCCGCGTCATCGCACGGGCCTATCGCATGAACGTCCCCGTCCGCAAGCTCACTCGCCGCTTCCACCGCACGCGCGCCACCATTTACCGCGCGATTCACCAGCAACGCGCCGCCGAGCTTCGCCGACTTCACTTCGACTACGTCGCCTCGCCCATCTTCGACCGCGAAGACGCCGACGCCGTCATCCTCCGTCGCCCGACCGCCGACACGCCCCCCTCCCACGCCGAAGCAAAGCACATCGCCGCCCCGACTGCTCTCGCTCCCAACCTCGCCGACCTGCCCGCCGCGCTGCACGCCGACTTTACAAACCCGTCGCTGGCCACTGCCGACGTGCGTTCCCTGTTGATCCGCTACAACTACCTCAAGTACAAAGCCTGCCGCATCCGCGACGCGCTGCACCGCCACGAACCGCGCGGCCGCGACCTCGACGCCTTCGACCACTGCCTCGCCAACGCCCGCGACATCCGCTCCACATTGCTTCGCGCCCATCGTCCGCTGCTGCTATCCGTCGCCCGCCGACACCTGATCAGCGAAACCGAGCCCCCCGCCGCTCGCCTCATCGAGTTGCTCGAACAAGGCCACCCCGTCCTCTCCGACGCCATCGAACAATTCAGCATCGCCCGAAGCGTCAACTTCGATTCCTACCTGACCAATCGCCTGCTGCGCAGCTTCGCCGCCGGCCGCACCGATCTCCCCCGCGCCCGTCGACGCCGCTCGGCCGACGATCTGGCCGCCCATCTGCTGCACCTCATCCGTTCAGCCGACGCCTGGCCAGCCGCTAACGAAGGCGCAAACGCCCAGTGACCACGAATCTGTCAAAGCGAGGGGAATAATCAGCCGCGTTGCGACACTACCTTGTGAGGAGGAGCCGCACACACCCCATTTCGGCGATAGTGCAGCGTCGGACCAACGTGCCTTCTACGATAAATGATGAATAGGGCTAAACCGACACGTAAGCGAAGGCAATGAGAGATGAGCAAGCAAATATTCCCATGGCAAATATTCCATTGACAATCCAAGGCCAAACCGGCTTCGACCAATACGTCGACCAGGCCGCGGGCGAGCCGCTGACGGGGCGATCGATCGAAACGGTGCAGGTGAACGTTGGCCTGAAGTGCAACCTCGCCTGTCATCACTGTCACGTGGAGAGTTCCCCCAAGCGCACGGAGCAGATGAGCTGGCAGACGATGCTGGACGTGCTGGCAGCGGCGCGCATGGCCGGAGCGCAGACGCTGGACATCACCGGCGGTGCGCCGGAGATGCACCCGCGGTTTTGCGACTTCGTCGACGCGGCGATCAAACAGAAGCTGGCCGTCATGGTGCGTACGAATCTGACGATCATGCTCGTCGACGGCTACAAAGACCTGCCGCAGTTCTACGCAGATCGCGGTGTGCATCTGGTCGCGTCGTTGCCCTGCTATCTGCCTAACAACGTGGACAAGCAAAGGGGCAGGCATGTCTACCGCGACAGTATCGAAGTGATTCAGCGGTTGAACCGTATCGGTTATGGCAGCAACTCGGACAAGGTGCTCGACCTGGTCTACAACCCGCTTGGCCCGACCCTCCCGCCGGAACAGAAGAAGCTTGAAAAGGCGTACCGCGTGGCGCTGTTCGATCAGTTCGACATTCGCTTCAACAATCTCTACGCGATCACCAACATCGCCATCGGCCGGTTCCTGCACGACCTGGCTCGCGACGGCAAGGCCGAGGCGTACCAGCAACTGCTCCGTGATGCGTTCAATCCGCAGACGCTGGAGGGGCTGATGTGCCGACACCAGTTGCACGTGGGACATGATGGCACGATGTTCGATTGCGACTTCAACTACGCGTTGGGCCTGCCGATGACGGGGACGCTGCGACATGTGCGGGACTTCGAGCCGACGCGTTTCATGCAGCGGCGCATCGCCACCGGCGAGCACTGCTTCGCCTGCACGGCCGGCTGTGGCTCGTCGTGTGGCGGGGCGCTGGCGTGAATCCTCAGACTCACAACAAACACAAAGGACTTATAGGTGTGACACACAGAATGACGATGGCACTGGTAATTATGGCGTTGATGACAATGGCGGCCTGCGAGAACGGCGCGGAGCGTGTTGCGGTGAATGATTCGCCGCCCGTACCTGAGCGGGCGGAGGATGTGCAGCCGTTGACCGAAGGCCAACCGGCCCCCGTTGCTGTGCTGCGAACGGCGGACGATGATCTGGTGGATCTGGCGGAGCAGTATCGCCAGCAGCCGACGATGTTGATCTTCTATCGCGGCGGCTGGTGTCCGTACTGCAATGTTCAGCTCGGCCACCTTATGGAAGCGGAACAGGCAATCGAGGAGATGGGCATTGCGGTGCTTGCAATCAGCCCCGATCGGCCGGCCGTGCTGCGCGAGAACCCGAACGAAGCCGGGCATGGCTACCGCTTGCTGTCCGACAGCGACATGGCATTGGCAAAGGCGTTCGGTGTGGCGTTCCGCGTCGCGGATGAGACGGTCGAACAATACCACGGCTTCGGCATCGATCTGGAGGACGCGTCCGGCCAGTCGCATCACCTGCTGCCCGTGCCAGCGATCTACCTGGTCGATCGCGACGGCATGATTCGCTTCGCACACTGGGATGCGGACTACCGCGAGCGCCTGAGCCCGGAGGCGCTGATCGAGGCGGCCGGCCGAATGAGCAATTGATTGAAGTACATCGCCTGGCAGCAAAGACCCAAAGCATGGTTGAACATGCATCTAATCTCGATCATGACGGATCTCGCAACGCCGTGGCCCACCATCGCGGCACAGGCCTGCTCGCAACGCTGCGCTCGCCGCGCGTGACCAACTGGTTGAAGCTCGGCTCGTTCTTAGTGATCGTGCTCTGCCTGCTGCTGCTGGCCCGGCTGCTGCCGGTGGAACAGGGCGTCCAGGTGATCTCGCCATGGATCGAAGGCGCGGGCATATGGGGGCCGATCGCGTTCATCGCGCTGTACATCGTCTTCACCGTGTTCATGCTGCCGGGCTGGATACTCACCGTCACGGCCGGGGCGCTGTTCGGTTTGCTGTGGGGCACGGTCAGCGTCTCGATCGGCTCAACGCTTGGTGTGGCGGCGGCATTCCTGATCGCCCGCTATCTGGCTCGCGACGCGGTGGCGAAGAAGGTGCAAAGCTATCCCAAGTTCGCGGCGGTGGACCGGGCGGTGGGCGAAGGCGGGTGGAAGATTGTGGCGCTGCTGCGACTGTCGCCGGCGGTGCCGTTCAACTTGCAGAACTATCTGTATGGCTTGACGGCGATCCGTTTCTGGCCGGCGGTGGTGGCGAGTTGGCTGGCCATGCTGCCGGGTACGTTTTTGTATGTCTACCTCGGCTACGCCGGGCGCGCCGGGCTGGAGGCAGCGGCGGGAGCGGGGGCGGAGCGTGGCATGGGGCAATGGCTATTGCTGGCGGTGGGGCTCGCAGCGACGGTCGTGATGACGGTGTACATCACCAGAATCGCGCGGCGAGCGATTGCCCAGCAGCAAGGCGGGGCGCGGGAGATTGTAGAGATAGACAGCGCCGCGGATCGAATACCTGCATTACCACTCGGCGCTGAAAGATCAGGGGAACCTGCCGTTAACGACACCGCCGCAGTGAAGGCGGGCAGGACACGGCAGCCCGCCGAAGGCGGCGGCGACGCGAGCGTGAGCCTGCCGTTGCGCCCGTTGGATGAGCACAACCGGGCACTGCGATCGCATGTGCAGCCGACCGACTGGGTGAACCCCACACCACCCTCCGGAAGGCGCGGCCGATACAACCTTGTGGTCATCGGCGCGGGCACGGCTGGCCTGGTCACGGCGGCGGGCGCTGCGGGCATGGGCGCGAAAGTAGCGTTGATCGAACGTGGCATGCTCGGCGGTGACTGTCTGAACGTCGGCTGCGTGCCGAGCAAGGCATTGATTCGCTGTGCCCGTGCGGTGCATGACACACGCAACGCGCATCGGTTCGGCGTGAAGGTAGACGGTGAACCCACGGCCGACTTCGCGGCGGTGATGCTGCGCATGCGCAAGCTGCGGGCGGGCATTGCGCCGACCGACTCGGCTGAGCGATTCCGCGACTTGGGCATCGACGTTTATCTTGGCGATGCCGAGTTCCAGGATGGCAACCATGTGCGTGTGGGTGAGCAGACGCTGACCTTCGCCCGGGCCGTGATCGCCACCGGCGCACGCGCCGCCGAGTTGCCCATCGAAGGCCTCGCCGACGTGGGCTACCTGACCAACGAGACGGTGTTTTCACTGACCGAGTTGCCCAAACGCCTGGCGGTGATCGGCGCCGGACCCATCGGCTGCGAACTCGCGCAGGCGTTCGCCCGGCTCGGCAGCAGGGTCACGCTCGTCGAGGCGGAAAAACAGATTCTCACACGCGAAGACGCCGATGCGGCAAAGCTTGTCGAAAAGCAGTTGCGGGCCGACGGCATCGAAATCATCTGCGGCGGCAAGGCGGTGCAGGTGCGTCGCGATGGCAAGGACAAGGTGCTCACGCTCAACTGCGATGGCAAAGAGCATGACGTGCGCGTGGACGAGATTCTGCTGGGCATCGGTCGGCAGCCGAACGTCGATGGGCTGGGCCTCGAAGCGGCGGGCGTGAAGTTCGACAAGCGACAAGGCGTGGAGGTGAACGACTACCTTCAGACCACCAACAAGCACATCTACGCCGCTGGCGACGTGTGCTCGAAGTTCAAGTTCACCCACGCCGCTGATGCGATGGCCCGCATCGTGATTCAGAATGCCCTGTTCTTCGGCCGGGCGAAGGCGAGTGCCTTGACCATCCCCTGGTGCACCTACACCGACCCGGAGATCGCCCACGTCGGTCTGTACGAGCACGAAGCGAAGGCACAGGGCATCGACGTGCACACCATCACGATTGAGATGAGCGACGTCGACCGCGCCATCCTTGATGGTGAAACCGATGGCCTGCTCAAGGTGCATCTGAAAAGAGGCAGCGACCGTATCCTCGGTGCGATGCTGGTCGCCCGACATGCCGGCGAGATGATCAGCGAGCTGACGCTTGCGATGACCGCCGGGCTGGGCCTGGGCGCGATCGCGAAGACGATCCACTGCTATCCGACGCAGGCGGAGGTGATCAAGAAGGCGGCCGACGCGTACAACCGCACACGATTGACGCCGCGCGTGAATGGCCTGCTCCAAACGCTGCTATCGTGGCGGCGATAACGTGGTAGTGGGGCTGTTTACGGCCCCTATGAACAAGGGGGACGGCTCTGCATGGGGACATCTCCTGGGGCTTCGAACGTTGAGCACCGAGGTGCGAGCATGAGCAGGCCCACCAGGCAACTCGTGGCTGTCGGCGCGGGCCATGCACACCTGCACCTGGCGGAGCAGGCGTCGGCCCTGGCACAACGTGGCATTCGTTTGACGCTCATTGATCCCGGCGCGTTCTGGTACTCCGGTCTGGCGACAGGCATGCTCGGCGGACAGTACACGGCCGACGAAGACACGCTCGACCCGCAACCGCTGGTCGAGCCGACCGGCCAATTCATCCGCGGCCGCGTGACGTCGATCGATCTGCAACGGCGGCACGTCATGCTGGATGACGAAAAACAGGTCCCGTTCGACAGACTCTCATTCAACGTCGGCAGCGAGGTGGCGACCCACGGAATCGTGGGCACGGAACATGCATGGACGGTCAAGCCAATCGAAAACCTTTCGCGGCTGCGCAGCCATCTGGAACATCGACTGACAGGTGATCGCCCATTGCGCGTAACGGTCGTCGGCGGTGGCGCAACCGGGTGTGAGATCGCAGCCAATCTGCTCGGACTGGCCCGCCGCCTCTCGACCACACTTCAATTGCATGTGTTTAGCTCGGCGGCGCGATTGATGCCCGACGCCCCTGCCGGCGCATCGCGGCGCATGACATGCGTACTGACCCGCTACGGTGCATTGTTTGAACTGCGAACGCGGATTGCTGCCATACAACCTGACTGCGTGCGCGATGACGCCGGCCGCCGTTGGCCAAGCGATCTGACCGTGCTTGCTACGGGACTAAAGCCCCCCACGTGGCTGGCATCGCTCGGCCTGCCGCTGGGCGAACGCGGCGGACTCCAAGTCGGGCCATCGCTGCAATCACCTGCCGACCCGCATGTGTTCGGTGTCGGCGATTGCATCGACTTTGAGCCCCGTCCGCTGCCCCCGCTGGGTGTGTTCGGTGTGCGACAAGCTCCGATCCTGCTGCACAACCTGATCGCCAGTTTCGAAGATAGCCCGCTGCAGCCCTACCGTCCGCAGCGACGCTGGCTGTCGATCCTTAACCTCGGCGACGATACTGCACTGGCGAGATGGGGCTCGTTTTACGCCCATGGCCGATGGTGCATGCGATGGAAAAACCGTCTCGATCAAAAGTTTCTCAAGCGTTATCGGGTGAAGTGATATGAGCCGAACCGAGGGCAAAAACCTGCACGACCGGCTCACGCTATTCGACGTGGCAGTCATCATGCCCGCGCTGAACGAGGCCGAGGCGATCGGTCACGTCCTGGACGCGATCCCCGATTGGGTAAGTCAGATCATCGTCGTGGACAACGGCTCGATCGACGACACCGCCGACGTGGCTCGCGAACACGGTGCGACGGTGGTGCGCGAACCGCGTCGCGGTTATGGCGCGGCCTGCCTGCGCGGGTTGGCGGCACTTCCGAGAGCGTCCCCGGCAGCGCTTCCAGGGGTGAGTATGCCGGACGTGGTAGTGTTTCTCAACGCCGACTGCAGCAATGACCCGAGCGAGATGAACACGCTCGTCGAGCCGATCGCGGCCGATGAAGCTGACCTCGTCATCGGCTCACGCGTGCTCAGCAATGCCCGGCCCGAGTCGCTCTCGCTGCCGCAGCGCTTCGGCAACGCCCTGACAAGCCTGCTGATCCGCCGTCTCTGGCACACACCCTGCACCGATCTTGGCCAGTTCCGCGCCATCCGCTTCGACGCCCTGCAAGCGCTGGACATGAGCGACCTCGACTACGGCTGGACCGTGCAGATGCAGGCACGCGCCCTGCGCATGGGCTACCGCATACGCGAAGTGCCGGTGAGTTACCGCAGACGCATCGGCACCTCCAAAGTCTCCGGCACGATCCACGGCATCATCGGTGCGGGCACGAAGATACTCACCACCATCGGCCGTGAGGCATGCCGCCGACGTACGCAGGTCGCCCAGCGCGAAACGCTGCTCGTGTTCACACGCTACCCCGAGCCTGGCAAGACCAAGACGCGGCTGATCCCCGCGCTCGGCCCCGAGCGTGCCGCTCGCTTGCAGTTGCAGATGACCCATCGCACGCTCGACGCTGCTCGACGCTGGGCATGTCGCCCCGGCCGATCGGTGCAGGTCTGCTTCGCCGGCGGCGATCGCCAGCGCATGGCTCAACAGTTCGGCCACGATCTGCACTATCGCCCGCAATGCGACGGCACGCTCGGCGACCGCCTGCATCATGCGATCGCTGCCGCACACCACGAACGGGGCTGCCCTGTCGTCGTCATCGGCTGCGACTGCCCGCAACTTGACGATGACACGATCGACCAAGCCTTCGCGGCGATCAAAGACCACGACGCGGTCATCGGCCCCGCCAGTGACGGCGGTTATTACCTGCTTGGCTTGGGCAAGCCGAACGCAGCGCTGTTCGCCGATATCGACTGGGGCACCGATCGCGTGCGGGCGCAGACTCAGGCGATCGCTAGTCAACTCGGTCTCTTCGTTGCGATGCTCCCCGAGAAACACGATATCGACGAACCCGACGACCTTGTACTGCTGCCGAACATCGAGCAGATGCTTTCGCAGCAACATGGCGAACCGCCTCAAGTCTCGATCATCATCCCCGCGATCAATGAGGCAGCCGACCTGCCTGCGTCCATCGCCTCGGCCCAGCCATCACGGCGCGTCGAGGTGATCGTGATCGACGGCGGCAGCACGGATGACACGCCGACCATTGCGGCAACATGCGGTGCACGCGTCATCACCGCACCGCCCGGCCGTGCCCGACAGATGAACGCAGGAGCCGCCGAAGCACGTGGCCACATTCTGCTGTTCCTGCATGCCGACACCCGTCTGCCGTTTGGCTATGAACGCCAGATCAAGCAGGTCCTCTCGTCACCGGGCACGGTCGCGGGTGCCTTCCCGCTCGCTTTCGATCATGTTTCGCCGTCGCTTCGGCTCATCGAAACCGCCGCCAACTACCGCTCGCGGTGGCGGCAATTGCCCTACGGTGATCAGGCGATGTTCCTGTCCCGCGAAACATTCATGCGAATGCAAGGCTACCGCAACCTGCCGGTGATGGAAGATTATGAACTGGTCCGTCGCCTACGAAAACAAGGAACCATTCGACTGGCCGGCAGTGCCGTCGTCACCTCCGCCCGCCGCTGCCTGCACGTCGGCATCTGGCGCACCACATGGACACACCAGTGCATGATCCTCGGCTGGCATCTCGGCATCGCCCCGACGCGCCTGGCTCGCTGGCGACGGGATCTGATTCGCCAACAAACGGCTGACTCCGCTACCCGTACCCAAACGCCTGTTCCACCCACCCCCCTCTCCAAGCAATAACAGTGACCGCCACCTCAGCCGCCTCCGCAGCTCCGTGATCCATCTGCCTCTTTCATTCGCCCATACGCACGTCGCCCCTAGCCGGCTGTCGTCCCTTCCACTCCTTCATGCGCTTTGGTCAACAGCCGAGCCATGAGCATCGGCGTCAGAGTCAGCACCACGCACAACGCACACACCAAGCTCTGCCCCTTTCCTGAACTGTCGGTGGCTGCTATCATTCGGGTCTCTGCTTGGCCCCCGCTGTCACAGTACCTTGCAGCAGGAATTGGGGTCAACGCAGGGAGGGCAATTGGGGTCACGAAACCAGCCCCATAAACCCTTGAAAAACTTTAAGCTTAATTTCCTGCGGGCGTAACTCAATTGGTAGAGTGTCAGCCTTCCAAGGGGTAAAACCCGCATCTTCATGGCACTGCAATCGGTTCAACACACGCCACTTACGTCGACTTTCGGCTGACCCCTATTTTCTTCAAAATTACATGGCAAGTACCCCAATTGGGGTCATGGAAATGGCCGGCGATCCCGGGTGTCTCCTCACCTTCTGAGCGGCTGGTACACTGGCACCCATGCGAAAGATCTACCCCGTCATCATTGTCGCGGCCGCCGTGCTGCTGGCTGCCCAGGTTGCCATCACCGGAGCCCCGGGCGAGGCCTCTGGGCCGTCGCCCGATACGACCACATCCGACACATGGGGAACCTGGCACGGGCTTTGGACTGACGGCAACGGCGGCACGCTGCGGGTGGTCGATCGCGGCGACACGATCCTCTTCGACCTCGACGTGATGCGGGGGCCGACAGCACACGTGGGTTACATCGCAGGTCAAGCCGAACGCAATCGCACACTCGCCCGCTTCAGCGACAAGGATCGCTTCATACCCGAGAAGCCAGATGATGACGCCGCGACCTGGCTGACGTTCATCCATCGCGGCGACACGCTCGAACTGGCCGGCGTACACACCCAGCCGTATCACGGAGCACGGGCTTTCTTCGACGGGCACTACACGCAGGTTGGGCCGTTGAGCGAGCCGGATGTCGCTGAGGTGGAGGCGGGCATCGCGGAGGTGGGTGAGTAGCCGGCCAGTTGCCACGCCAGGCGCTACACCAGGACGGTGGCCGGGTCCGTCGGTGTGGCACGAGCAGGATGCCCCAGTGAAGGGTTACCCGCTTACGCAGATTGGCGGCAGGACGAAGCGGCCAAAACGTCTTTGCGATCAACGTCATCAGGCCGAACCCTCTCTCGGGTAACCGCTCACACGATCATTTGTGATAATCCCCACGAGTATTCCCGCAAGCCCATTTTTGGAAGTGGCACGGTGACCATGCCCCCTCCCCGCAGGAGATAGGATGCAGCGGTGCCAGATGGCGTGGGCGGCACCTCCAGCAAAAGGATGCCAACGGGCTACACTGCCGCCATGGAAGGCGCTTCGTTTCTTCAAGACCTCAGTATCGTCTTGCTCATCGCAGGGCTGGTGACTGTGCTGTTTCATTATTTGAAGCAGCCTATCGTGTTGGGCTACATCCTCGCCGGGTTCATCATCGGACCGCACACGCCGCCTTTTCCCCTGGTCAATGACCCGGACAGTATTCAGACGCTATCACAACTGGGCATCGTGATGCTGATGTTCAGTCTTGGTCTGCAACTGTCGTTTCGCGGACTGATGAAGATCGGGCCGACCGCCTCGGTCGCGGCGGTGCTCGAAATCCTTCTGATGATCTGGATCGGCTACCAGGTTGGGCGGCTGTTCGGCTGGGAACAGCTTGACAGCATCTTCCTTGGAGCGATCCTGCTCAGTTCCTCGACTGTCATCATTGTCAAAGCGCTCAACGATTTGGGGCTGGCGCAGGCGAAGTTTGCCAGGTTCATCTTCGGCATCCTGGTCATCGACGACATGGCAGCGATCATCGCCATTGCCCTGCTTTCGGGCATCGCGTTGTCTGGTCAGCTTTCCCCTGTCGAATTGTTTGTAACAGGCGGTCGCCTTGGCTTGTTCTTCACTGCTGTACTGGTCGTCGGGTTGCTCGTCGTGCCAAGGCTGCTCCGGTTCGTCGCAAACTTCAAAAACGACGAGATTCTGCTCGTCGTTGTGCTGGGCATGGGCTTTGGCATGGCAATGCTCGCATTGCAACTGGGGTTCTCAACGGCTTTGGGGGCTTTCCTGCTCGGTGCGGTCATCGCCGAGACGCAGCAAGGCGGCAAGATTCGGGCGATCACTGCGCCGGTTCGAGACATGTTCAGTGCCGTATTCTTTGTTTCGATCGGACTGCTGGTCGATCCCTCCCTGGTCCTTGCCTACTGGGTACCCATTCTGTTCATTACGGTCGTGCTGATCACCGGCAAAACGCTAACGGGTGCCTTGGGCGCATTCATCGCAGGGAATGACACGCGCACGTCGCTACGGGTTGGCTTGGGACTGGCACAAATTGGGGAGTTCGCCTTCATTATTGCCGTGCTGGGTCGAGACCTTGGTGTCACCAGTGATTTTCTATATCCCATCGCCGTCTCGGTGTCGGCAATCACCACGTTGACGACGCCTTTTCTCATCAAACATTCGGATGCCATTGCCGGTGGACTGGAACGACTGGCTCCACGAAAGGTCTACGACTACCTCCACTTTTATACGGGCTGGGTAGTGTCTTTGTCGGAGTCGAGGCGGCAAGGCAATCAGGTGCGGGTACTGCTTCGACGGTGGTTCCTGCAGATGGGCTTGAATATGGTGCTGGTTGCGGCGATTTTCATTTCGATTTCTGCGTTGTCTGCCAGGCTGACGCCGTACTTGGAGTTTTTGCCTGCCTGGGCAGAGATGGATGCGGTGCTGTTTCTTATGGCACTCCTGCTTGCGCTGCCGTTGCTTGTGGCGACGCTTCGCAAACTTCGAGCCGCCGGGATGCTCATGTCAGAAGCAGCAATCACGGGGACGCGTCCGCGCGAACAGACTGCAATGTTGCGGTCTGTCGTGATCAGTACCGTCCTCGGCGGCGGAGCCGTTGTGTTGACCCTGTTCATCCTGCTGATCGGCTCTGCTATTTTACCCTCGTGGCCGGTACTGTTGGTGCTCGCGGGTCTGGGGATTGCGGTGGCAATCTGGCAATGGCGGTCCTTCGTCCGCATCTACTCTCGCGCTCAAGGTTCTCTGAGAGATACACTTGGAGCAATGCCCGAACCCGAGTCAGAGGACACGACGCCGATACCGACGTTGCTGCGCCAAGCCACGATCGATACGGTCACGCTTCCCGAGCAATCCCCAGCCGTGGGTCGGCTCATCCGCGAATTGCAATTGCGCAGCGTCACCGGGGCGAGCATCGTCGGCATCGAGCGCGAGGACGAAAGCATCGTAAATCCCAGTCCGGATGAGGATCTGCAAGCGGGCGACCGGGTGTTGCTGCTTGGATCACACGAACATCTGAAAGCAGGAAGAGCTTTTCTCGTGGGCGACGATGAAGTTCCAGCAGGAAGGTAGGCAGAACGAATGTTTCAATCTCTTATAGTTCCCCTCGACGGATCAA from Phycisphaerales bacterium AB-hyl4 encodes:
- the arsS gene encoding arsenosugar biosynthesis radical SAM (seleno)protein ArsS (Some members of this family are selenoproteins.), which translates into the protein MANIPLTIQGQTGFDQYVDQAAGEPLTGRSIETVQVNVGLKCNLACHHCHVESSPKRTEQMSWQTMLDVLAAARMAGAQTLDITGGAPEMHPRFCDFVDAAIKQKLAVMVRTNLTIMLVDGYKDLPQFYADRGVHLVASLPCYLPNNVDKQRGRHVYRDSIEVIQRLNRIGYGSNSDKVLDLVYNPLGPTLPPEQKKLEKAYRVALFDQFDIRFNNLYAITNIAIGRFLHDLARDGKAEAYQQLLRDAFNPQTLEGLMCRHQLHVGHDGTMFDCDFNYALGLPMTGTLRHVRDFEPTRFMQRRIATGEHCFACTAGCGSSCGGALA
- a CDS encoding peroxiredoxin-like family protein, with translation MALVIMALMTMAACENGAERVAVNDSPPVPERAEDVQPLTEGQPAPVAVLRTADDDLVDLAEQYRQQPTMLIFYRGGWCPYCNVQLGHLMEAEQAIEEMGIAVLAISPDRPAVLRENPNEAGHGYRLLSDSDMALAKAFGVAFRVADETVEQYHGFGIDLEDASGQSHHLLPVPAIYLVDRDGMIRFAHWDADYRERLSPEALIEAAGRMSN
- a CDS encoding mercuric reductase gives rise to the protein MPLRPLDEHNRALRSHVQPTDWVNPTPPSGRRGRYNLVVIGAGTAGLVTAAGAAGMGAKVALIERGMLGGDCLNVGCVPSKALIRCARAVHDTRNAHRFGVKVDGEPTADFAAVMLRMRKLRAGIAPTDSAERFRDLGIDVYLGDAEFQDGNHVRVGEQTLTFARAVIATGARAAELPIEGLADVGYLTNETVFSLTELPKRLAVIGAGPIGCELAQAFARLGSRVTLVEAEKQILTREDADAAKLVEKQLRADGIEIICGGKAVQVRRDGKDKVLTLNCDGKEHDVRVDEILLGIGRQPNVDGLGLEAAGVKFDKRQGVEVNDYLQTTNKHIYAAGDVCSKFKFTHAADAMARIVIQNALFFGRAKASALTIPWCTYTDPEIAHVGLYEHEAKAQGIDVHTITIEMSDVDRAILDGETDGLLKVHLKRGSDRILGAMLVARHAGEMISELTLAMTAGLGLGAIAKTIHCYPTQAEVIKKAADAYNRTRLTPRVNGLLQTLLSWRR
- a CDS encoding FAD-dependent oxidoreductase, whose amino-acid sequence is MSRPTRQLVAVGAGHAHLHLAEQASALAQRGIRLTLIDPGAFWYSGLATGMLGGQYTADEDTLDPQPLVEPTGQFIRGRVTSIDLQRRHVMLDDEKQVPFDRLSFNVGSEVATHGIVGTEHAWTVKPIENLSRLRSHLEHRLTGDRPLRVTVVGGGATGCEIAANLLGLARRLSTTLQLHVFSSAARLMPDAPAGASRRMTCVLTRYGALFELRTRIAAIQPDCVRDDAGRRWPSDLTVLATGLKPPTWLASLGLPLGERGGLQVGPSLQSPADPHVFGVGDCIDFEPRPLPPLGVFGVRQAPILLHNLIASFEDSPLQPYRPQRRWLSILNLGDDTALARWGSFYAHGRWCMRWKNRLDQKFLKRYRVK
- a CDS encoding TIGR04283 family arsenosugar biosynthesis glycosyltransferase, translated to MSRTEGKNLHDRLTLFDVAVIMPALNEAEAIGHVLDAIPDWVSQIIVVDNGSIDDTADVAREHGATVVREPRRGYGAACLRGLAALPRASPAALPGVSMPDVVVFLNADCSNDPSEMNTLVEPIAADEADLVIGSRVLSNARPESLSLPQRFGNALTSLLIRRLWHTPCTDLGQFRAIRFDALQALDMSDLDYGWTVQMQARALRMGYRIREVPVSYRRRIGTSKVSGTIHGIIGAGTKILTTIGREACRRRTQVAQRETLLVFTRYPEPGKTKTRLIPALGPERAARLQLQMTHRTLDAARRWACRPGRSVQVCFAGGDRQRMAQQFGHDLHYRPQCDGTLGDRLHHAIAAAHHERGCPVVVIGCDCPQLDDDTIDQAFAAIKDHDAVIGPASDGGYYLLGLGKPNAALFADIDWGTDRVRAQTQAIASQLGLFVAMLPEKHDIDEPDDLVLLPNIEQMLSQQHGEPPQVSIIIPAINEAADLPASIASAQPSRRVEVIVIDGGSTDDTPTIAATCGARVITAPPGRARQMNAGAAEARGHILLFLHADTRLPFGYERQIKQVLSSPGTVAGAFPLAFDHVSPSLRLIETAANYRSRWRQLPYGDQAMFLSRETFMRMQGYRNLPVMEDYELVRRLRKQGTIRLAGSAVVTSARRCLHVGIWRTTWTHQCMILGWHLGIAPTRLARWRRDLIRQQTADSATRTQTPVPPTPLSKQ
- a CDS encoding cation:proton antiporter, with translation MPDGVGGTSSKRMPTGYTAAMEGASFLQDLSIVLLIAGLVTVLFHYLKQPIVLGYILAGFIIGPHTPPFPLVNDPDSIQTLSQLGIVMLMFSLGLQLSFRGLMKIGPTASVAAVLEILLMIWIGYQVGRLFGWEQLDSIFLGAILLSSSTVIIVKALNDLGLAQAKFARFIFGILVIDDMAAIIAIALLSGIALSGQLSPVELFVTGGRLGLFFTAVLVVGLLVVPRLLRFVANFKNDEILLVVVLGMGFGMAMLALQLGFSTALGAFLLGAVIAETQQGGKIRAITAPVRDMFSAVFFVSIGLLVDPSLVLAYWVPILFITVVLITGKTLTGALGAFIAGNDTRTSLRVGLGLAQIGEFAFIIAVLGRDLGVTSDFLYPIAVSVSAITTLTTPFLIKHSDAIAGGLERLAPRKVYDYLHFYTGWVVSLSESRRQGNQVRVLLRRWFLQMGLNMVLVAAIFISISALSARLTPYLEFLPAWAEMDAVLFLMALLLALPLLVATLRKLRAAGMLMSEAAITGTRPREQTAMLRSVVISTVLGGGAVVLTLFILLIGSAILPSWPVLLVLAGLGIAVAIWQWRSFVRIYSRAQGSLRDTLGAMPEPESEDTTPIPTLLRQATIDTVTLPEQSPAVGRLIRELQLRSVTGASIVGIEREDESIVNPSPDEDLQAGDRVLLLGSHEHLKAGRAFLVGDDEVPAGR